In Camelus dromedarius isolate mCamDro1 chromosome 24, mCamDro1.pat, whole genome shotgun sequence, one genomic interval encodes:
- the MEFV gene encoding pyrin isoform X2 has protein sequence MMAKTRSDHLLYSLEELVPYDFEKFKFKLQNTSLEREHSRIPRGQLQTAKPVKLATLLVTHYGEEYAVRLTLQVLRAINQHLLAEELHRAVVPEYQMQEGGTDSSAMPYSSAEIKPKSLKIPDGLEGDKQRQSGDMAGCPPSIQPEAGRGPQKKPQGKRRDLKGTEVLDVQGKPGARNMTLSSKRGPFPSKPQGEKGSDSSVRLRRNASSAGRLQGLSSGSLAGSLGRRELRTSEAYSPSGKKRPKSLEFAISPVETEFLNPEILLLQDKMRSENPGSAATPREVAILTVGATGAPERGSKNPQHPMTLEGGALRNTLSNVSLAGKKTWEHPESTVCSEKNGIEAPETSKTLEEVVGGVLHEPSDPEDYPSSGRLQNKAVCPLCRAQEGDPVGGSCVHNSCNCSIASGDPEPSCGCSPSCPRCQDLHPGKSYGSCEQQEGLQMAGLSPKSLPQCKRHMKQVQLLFCEDHGEPICLICRLSQEHQGHRVRPIEEAALEYKEQIQKQLEHLKELRKSGEKQRSQGDKKTENFLKQTETQKQRVQNQLEQLCQFLEQQEQLFVAWLEELGQTIGQVRETYGTRVSRDIALLDELIGELEAKQCQPEWELMKDIGVTLHRAKMVTAPELWTTPPEVKERIHLLYQKSEFVEKSMKHFLETLRSEMETFSVPELIGVQAP, from the exons ATGATGGCCAAGACCCGTAGTGACCATCTGCTGTACTCCCTGGAAGAGCTGGTGCCCTATGACTTTGAGAAGTTCAAGTTCAAGCTGCAGAACACCAGCCTGGAGAGGGAACACTCCCGGATCCCCCGGGGCCAACTCCAGACAGCCAAGCCAGTGAAGCTGGCCACTCTGCTGGTCACCCACTATGGGGAAGAGTATGCCGTGCGACTGACCCTGCAGGTCCTGAGAGCCATCAACCAGCACCTCCTGGCAGAGGAGCTCCACAGGGCCGTTGTCCCAG AGTATCAGATGCAAGAAGGTGGCACAGACAGCTCAGCCATGCCTTACTCCTCTGCGGAGATTAAGCCCAAGAGCCTGAAGATACCAGATGGCCTGGAAGGGGACAAGCAGCGACAAAGTGGTGATATGGCTGGCTGCCCACCATCCATCCAGCCCGAGGCTGGTAGGGGGCCCCAGAAGAAGCCTCAGGGAAAACGGAGAGACCTGAAAGGCACTGAGGTCCTGGATGTGCAGGGCAAGCCAGGGGCCAGGAACATGACTCTGTCTTCCAAGAGAGGCCCATTCCCCAGCAAGCCtcagggggagaaggggagcgATTCCAGCGTCAGGCTACGCAGGAATGCCAGCTCTGCGGGAAGGCTCCAGGGACTCTCCAGTGGGTCATTGGCTGGGTCCCTGGGAAGGAGAGAATTGAGAACATCTGAGGCATATTCACCTTCCGGAAAGAAGCGACCCAAAAGTCTTGAATTTGCCATTTCTCCAGTAGAGACAGAATTTCTCAATCCAGAAATTCTTCTGCTTCAAGATAAAATGAGAAGTGAGAATCCAGGCTCAGCAGCCACTCCCCGTGaagtggccattctgactgtagGGGCTACTGGGGCTCCAGAGAGAGGATCCAAGAATCCACAACATCCCATGACCCTGGAAGGAGGAGCACTCAGGAATACACTTTCCAATGTATCATTGGCTGGAAAGAAGACCTGGGAGCATCCAGAATCCACAGTATGTTCAGAGAAGAATGGAATTGAGGCTCCAGAGACCTCTAAGACCTTGGAGGAGGTGGTAGGCGGTGTGCTCCACGAGCCTTCAGATCCAGAAGACTATCCGTCTTCAG GGAGGCTGCAGAACAAGGCTGTGTGTCCCCTTTGCCGCGCCCAGGAAGGAGACCCTGTTGGTGGCAGCTGTGTGCACAACTCCTGCAACTGCTCTATTGCTTCCGGGGATCCTGAGCCCTCATGCGGCTGCTCACCCAGCTGCCCTCGGTGCCAGGACTTGCACCCAGGGAAGAGTTATGGAAGTTGTGAGCAGCAGGAAGGCCTGCAGATGGCCGGCCTGAGTCCCAAGTCCCTGCCACAGTGTAAGCGTCACATGAAGCAAGTGCAGTTGCTCTTCTGCGAGGACCACGGGGAACCTATCTGCCTCATCTGCAGGCTGAGTCAGGAGCACCAAGGTCACCGGGTACGCCCCATTGAGGAGGCCGCCCTGGAATACAAG GAGCAAATTCAGAAGCAGCTGGAGCATCTGAAGGAGTTGAGAAAATCTGGGGAGAAGCAGAGATCCCAGGGAGATAAGAAGACAGAGAACTTCCTG AaacaaactgaaactcagaagCAGAGAGTCCAGAACCAGTTGGAACAGTTGTGCCAGTTTTTagagcagcaggagcagctctTTGTGGCCTGGCTGGAGGAGCTGGGACAGACCATTGGCCAGGTCAGGGAGACATATGGCACCCGAGTATCCAGGGACATCGCCCTTCTTGATGAGCTGATTGGGGAGCTGGAGGCCAAGCAGTGCCAGCCAGAATGGGAACTAATGAAG gACATCGGAGTCACCCTGCACAG GGCCAAGATGGTAACTGCCCCTGAGCTGTGGACCACCCCTCCAGAGGTGAAAGAAAGGATCCACCTGCTTTACCAGAAATCAGAGTTTGTGGAGAAGAGCATGAAGCACTTCTTGG aAACCCTGCGCTCAGAAATGGAAACCTTCAGTG TTCCAGAACTGATTGGTGTTCAGGCACCCTGA
- the MEFV gene encoding pyrin isoform X1, whose protein sequence is MMAKTRSDHLLYSLEELVPYDFEKFKFKLQNTSLEREHSRIPRGQLQTAKPVKLATLLVTHYGEEYAVRLTLQVLRAINQHLLAEELHRAVVPEYQMQEGGTDSSAMPYSSAEIKPKSLKIPDGLEGDKQRQSGDMAGCPPSIQPEAGRGPQKKPQGKRRDLKGTEVLDVQGKPGARNMTLSSKRGPFPSKPQGEKGSDSSVRLRRNASSAGRLQGLSSGSLAGSLGRRELRTSEAYSPSGKKRPKSLEFAISPVETEFLNPEILLLQDKMRSENPGSAATPREVAILTVGATGAPERGSKNPQHPMTLEGGALRNTLSNVSLAGKKTWEHPESTVCSEKNGIEAPETSKTLEEVVGGVLHEPSDPEDYPSSGRLQNKAVCPLCRAQEGDPVGGSCVHNSCNCSIASGDPEPSCGCSPSCPRCQDLHPGKSYGSCEQQEGLQMAGLSPKSLPQCKRHMKQVQLLFCEDHGEPICLICRLSQEHQGHRVRPIEEAALEYKEQIQKQLEHLKELRKSGEKQRSQGDKKTENFLKQTETQKQRVQNQLEQLCQFLEQQEQLFVAWLEELGQTIGQVRETYGTRVSRDIALLDELIGELEAKQCQPEWELMKDIGVTLHRAKMVTAPELWTTPPEVKERIHLLYQKSEFVEKSMKHFLETLRSEMETFSVDVILEAETAHPNLIFHLL, encoded by the exons ATGATGGCCAAGACCCGTAGTGACCATCTGCTGTACTCCCTGGAAGAGCTGGTGCCCTATGACTTTGAGAAGTTCAAGTTCAAGCTGCAGAACACCAGCCTGGAGAGGGAACACTCCCGGATCCCCCGGGGCCAACTCCAGACAGCCAAGCCAGTGAAGCTGGCCACTCTGCTGGTCACCCACTATGGGGAAGAGTATGCCGTGCGACTGACCCTGCAGGTCCTGAGAGCCATCAACCAGCACCTCCTGGCAGAGGAGCTCCACAGGGCCGTTGTCCCAG AGTATCAGATGCAAGAAGGTGGCACAGACAGCTCAGCCATGCCTTACTCCTCTGCGGAGATTAAGCCCAAGAGCCTGAAGATACCAGATGGCCTGGAAGGGGACAAGCAGCGACAAAGTGGTGATATGGCTGGCTGCCCACCATCCATCCAGCCCGAGGCTGGTAGGGGGCCCCAGAAGAAGCCTCAGGGAAAACGGAGAGACCTGAAAGGCACTGAGGTCCTGGATGTGCAGGGCAAGCCAGGGGCCAGGAACATGACTCTGTCTTCCAAGAGAGGCCCATTCCCCAGCAAGCCtcagggggagaaggggagcgATTCCAGCGTCAGGCTACGCAGGAATGCCAGCTCTGCGGGAAGGCTCCAGGGACTCTCCAGTGGGTCATTGGCTGGGTCCCTGGGAAGGAGAGAATTGAGAACATCTGAGGCATATTCACCTTCCGGAAAGAAGCGACCCAAAAGTCTTGAATTTGCCATTTCTCCAGTAGAGACAGAATTTCTCAATCCAGAAATTCTTCTGCTTCAAGATAAAATGAGAAGTGAGAATCCAGGCTCAGCAGCCACTCCCCGTGaagtggccattctgactgtagGGGCTACTGGGGCTCCAGAGAGAGGATCCAAGAATCCACAACATCCCATGACCCTGGAAGGAGGAGCACTCAGGAATACACTTTCCAATGTATCATTGGCTGGAAAGAAGACCTGGGAGCATCCAGAATCCACAGTATGTTCAGAGAAGAATGGAATTGAGGCTCCAGAGACCTCTAAGACCTTGGAGGAGGTGGTAGGCGGTGTGCTCCACGAGCCTTCAGATCCAGAAGACTATCCGTCTTCAG GGAGGCTGCAGAACAAGGCTGTGTGTCCCCTTTGCCGCGCCCAGGAAGGAGACCCTGTTGGTGGCAGCTGTGTGCACAACTCCTGCAACTGCTCTATTGCTTCCGGGGATCCTGAGCCCTCATGCGGCTGCTCACCCAGCTGCCCTCGGTGCCAGGACTTGCACCCAGGGAAGAGTTATGGAAGTTGTGAGCAGCAGGAAGGCCTGCAGATGGCCGGCCTGAGTCCCAAGTCCCTGCCACAGTGTAAGCGTCACATGAAGCAAGTGCAGTTGCTCTTCTGCGAGGACCACGGGGAACCTATCTGCCTCATCTGCAGGCTGAGTCAGGAGCACCAAGGTCACCGGGTACGCCCCATTGAGGAGGCCGCCCTGGAATACAAG GAGCAAATTCAGAAGCAGCTGGAGCATCTGAAGGAGTTGAGAAAATCTGGGGAGAAGCAGAGATCCCAGGGAGATAAGAAGACAGAGAACTTCCTG AaacaaactgaaactcagaagCAGAGAGTCCAGAACCAGTTGGAACAGTTGTGCCAGTTTTTagagcagcaggagcagctctTTGTGGCCTGGCTGGAGGAGCTGGGACAGACCATTGGCCAGGTCAGGGAGACATATGGCACCCGAGTATCCAGGGACATCGCCCTTCTTGATGAGCTGATTGGGGAGCTGGAGGCCAAGCAGTGCCAGCCAGAATGGGAACTAATGAAG gACATCGGAGTCACCCTGCACAG GGCCAAGATGGTAACTGCCCCTGAGCTGTGGACCACCCCTCCAGAGGTGAAAGAAAGGATCCACCTGCTTTACCAGAAATCAGAGTTTGTGGAGAAGAGCATGAAGCACTTCTTGG aAACCCTGCGCTCAGAAATGGAAACCTTCAGTG TTGATGTAATTCTGGAAGCGGAAACTGCCCACCCCAACCTCATCTTTCACCTTCTCTGA